In Gemmatimonadaceae bacterium, the genomic stretch ACCGACTGCAGGCGTTCGGAGGCGGACGGCTCAACGTCGTCACCATCCCGTACCCACGCGCGGTGATGATGGACGGGCAGCGCCTGCCCGCTTCGTACGCGAACTTCTACATCGGCAATCGGGTGGTGCTCGTCCCGACGTTCAACGACCCAAACGACCGAGTGGCGCTGAACACCCTCGCCGCGTGCTTTCCCGATCGCGAGGTCGTGGGGATCCATGCCGTGGACCTTGTCTGGGGCCTCGGCACGCTGCACTGTCTCAGCCAGCAGGAACCGACCCCTCAACGTTAGGCAGCCCGCATGCGAGCCTCCACATCGTGCGCCACCGCGCTCGCCGCCAGTGTCCTGCTGGCGTGCAGCGAGACCGCGACCACCGCAGGCGCCTCGGGCGGCACGCTCCTCATCGCGACCGGCAGCGATCCCGAAGCGGTGCTTCCGCCGCTGGTCCACAACTCCGTGGGCAAGCAGGTGATCGACGCCCTCTACCTGCCCATCGCGCGCACCGGTGACACGATCACCCTGATCGGCGACTCCGGGTACGCGCCGGGTATCGCCGAACGCTGGACCTGGTCGACGGACTCACTCTCGATCGCGTTCCACATCGACCCGCGGGCCCGCTGGCACGACGGCCAGCCCGTGCGCGCGGCCGACGTGCGCAGTACCCTCGCCATCTACCGCGCGCCGGCGATCGCCGCCGACGCCGTTCCCGCGCTCGTCGGCGTCGACTCGGTCTCGACTCCCGACTCGCTCACCTTCGTCGCGTGGTTCGCCCATCGGTCTCCGACCCAGTTCTACGACCTGGTCACGAATCTCATTCCGATTCCGGCGCACGTGTACGCCAACATCCTGCCGGACTCGCTCGCGGCCGCGCCGGCGGCCAGGGCACCGATCGGGAGCGGGAAGTTCCGCTTTGGTCGCTGGCTCCCCGGACAGCGCGTGGAGGTCATCGCCGACACGGCGCACTGGATGGGGCGCCCCGGGCTCGATCGCGTAGCGTGGCTCGTCGTCACCGACCCCACGGCGCAGGCCGCAATGCTCGCGGCCGGCGAAGCCGATATGGTCGAAGTGCTCAACGACGCCGCGATCGCCTCGCTCGCCGGTGACACCGCGGTGCACCTCGTCAGCAAACCATCGTTGGCGTACACGATGGCGGTCTTCAACCTTCATGATCCACGATCGCCCGCACGGCCGCATCCCCTGTTTGGCAATCGCGACCTCCGGCGGGCCCTCTCGATGGCGATCGATCGCCGACAGCTCGTGGCAAGCGTGCTCGATTCACTCGGCGCGGCGATGGGCAGTCCGTGGGTGTCGCGGATCGGGCTCAACGACGCCAGGCTGCTGCCGTTCGATTCGGCGCACGCGTCGGCGCTGCTCGATACCCTCGGCTGGCGGGACACCGACGGGGACGGCATTCGTCAGCAGGGCACGCGCGCCCTCGAGTTCACGATCACGGCGCCGGCATCGAGCCGCGGTCGTCGCCGGTCGCTCGAGGTCATGGAGCCCCTGTTCAAGGCGGTCGGGGTTCGAATGAAGCCGGATCTCGTCGAGCCCAGCGTGCAAGGGACCGCCGCCGAGGCCGGCCGCTTCGACGTCACGCTGCTCGGGTTCAACGGCGATCCGAATCCCAACTCCGTGCGCCAGTTCTGGAAGACGGAGCAGCGAAAGGCAGGCAGCAACTACGGGGGCTACTCCAACCCACTCTTCGACGCGACCATCGATTCGGCGGTCGCCACGTTCGACCCGACCGCGGCCCACGCGCTGTTCATACGAGCCGGGCAGATTCTCGCCGAAGACGCGCCGGCCATCTGGATCTACGAGGCAAAGACAGTGCTGGGAATCCGCGCGCGGTTCCGTACGGCGGCGATGCCCGCCCACGCGTGGTGGGCGAATCTCGATCGCTGGGAGGTTGATCCAGCGCGACGGATCGATCGGGACCGTATCGGTCCCCGCCTCCCGCCGTCGTAGCGCGCAGCCGCGGGCGCGGGCCGTCGTTACGGCCGCGACGTTCGAGTGTTTCGCCGCGGGAACGTGAGCCGGCTCACACGTTGCGCGGCGTTCGCCGCCGACGTCTGTACATCGTGACCCATTCACCATTCCCGATGGCCGCGCGACGCCTGGTCGTGGCGGCGCTTGCGTGCGTCTGCGCCTGCGACCGCGGGGACTCGACGATCCACATCGGCGCCGCCGGGAACTGGCGGGAATCGTACGGCGTGATGGGCAAGCGTGGCATCGACCTCGCCACCGAGGAGATCAATGCGCAGGGCGGCGTCCGCGGGCGCCAGCTGAGCGTGATCGCCGAAGAGGACAGCAGCGATGGATCGCGCGCGGTGCGCGTCGCGTCCCGGTTCCTGGCCGACCCGTCCATCGTCGGAGTGATCGGGCATCTCGAGTCCGGTACCATGGTGGCTGCCGCGTCGGTCTACGATCAGGGACTGCCCGCGATTTCCAGCACGGCCACGAGCCCCTCGCTGTCAGGCATCTCGCCGTGGGTGTTTCGCGTCATCTCGTCCGACTCCATGAACGGCCGCGACATCGCCGCGCACGCACGACGCGCAGGCCTGCAACGCGCGGCGGTGCTGTACGAAAACAACTCCTACGGACGCGGGCTCTCCGATGCCTTCGCCCGGCACTTCGCCGGTGAAGTGGTGGCGAGCGACCCGATCGCTTCGGACTCGACTTCTGACCTCGAGCCGACGATCGCATGGCTTCGCCGCATGCGGCCCGACGTGGTCTTCGTCGCCGGAACCGCCGCGTCAGGCATCGCGGTGTTGCGCGAGGCCAGGCGACAGGGCCTTGCGGCGTCGTTCATGGGCGGCGACGGATGGAGCGGCGTGGTCTCGTCAGGCAGCCTCGCCGAGGGTGTGCTCGTGGCCACGCCGTTCGCGGTCGGAGACCCACGGGAAGAGGTGCGACGCTTCGCGCAGGCCTTCCGCCAGCGGTTCGGCGTCGATCCCGACCAGAACGCCGCTCTGGCCTACGACGCCACGCGACTGCTGGCCCGTGCGATCGAAGAGGCCGGCGCCTCGCGTCAGGCCGTGCGCGACTGGCTGGCCAACTCGCTCTCGGGTGCGCCGTACCAGGGCGTGACCGGATCGATCCAGTTCACGCCGTCCGGCGACGTGGTCGGCAAGAGCTTCGTGATCACGCGGATCCGGAACGGCGGCTTCCACGTGGAGGGCTCGGCGCGTGGCAGCTGAATCCGCGGCCGCACTCGTCAGGCTCGGGAGCCTTCGGCAACGGCTCTTTGCCGGCTTCGGGCTGCTGACCCTCCTCTTCGTGCTCGCCGGACTGGCCGCGCGCGCCGCCGTGGGACGCATGTCCGACGTGATCGGCGAGACGCTCGCGTCCGTGCAGGCGGACGCGCAGCTCTCCTCGCGATTGTCCGCGTCGGTCACGCAGGAGCTGGCGGCCGCCGATCGCTACCTCGTCTCCCGCGACACGGCGGACCTGACGGCGTTCCGTCGATCCGGAGCCGCCGCGCACCGCGCGCAACGCAGCATGGCGCTGCAGCTCGCCACATCACGCGATGAGGCCGCGCTGATCGCCGCGATCGACCAGCAACTGTCGACCGTCGAGGTGCGGTATGCGCGCGCACATCGACTGGCCGACCTCGAGCGTCCGGCGGAGGCCATGCGCGAGGCCGCGCTCGCCCGACGTGGCATCGAGGAGCTGACGCGCGATGTGCAGTCGCTCGATGCGCTCAAGACCACCAGCGTGGAGTCGGCGTCGCGCTCGCTGCGCCGACAGGCCGACCAGCGGACGCTGTGGGTGCTCGTGATCATGGGCGTGGCATCCGTGCTGGGACTCGTGGTCGTGTTCACGACGGTGAGCTGGGTGACGCGACCGATGCGGCGTCTGGCGTCGCAGGCGCGCGCGTTGAGCAGCGGGGACTTCGCCCCGCAGTCGCACGACGACCTGCCGCTCGAGTTTCGCGGTCTGGCCGACGCGCTCAACGGCGCCGCGTCGTCCCTGGCCCGCGTGGTGAACGTGACATCCATGACCGCCGACGACGTCTCGGGCTCGGCCCGCGAACTCGCCAACGTGTCCGAGCAGATCTCCGCGTCCGCGAGCCAGATGGCCGCGTCGATGAGTGACATCTCGTCGAGCGCCGACAGCCAGGTGCGACAACTGCGCGCCGTCGACGAAGCGTTGCGCGCCATCCAGGACAATGCCGTGGAAGTGCTGCGCGGCACGGATGAAGTGGGCGGACTCGCCGGCGAGATCGAACATTCGGCCCGCGCCAAACGCGCCGAGATCGAGCGCTCGCTCGGCATCCTCGTGATGGTGCGCAGCACCGTGGGTGAAGCGGCGGGCGAGGTGCAGGCGCTGCAGGGCACCGCGGACCACATCAACCGGCTCGTGGCGTCGGTCGGTCGGATCGCCGAGCAGACCGACCTCCTGGCGCTCAACGCGGCCATCGAGGCGGCCCGCGCGGGCGCGGCGGGGCGTGGGTTCGGCGTCGTCGCTGACGAAGTGCGCAAGCTCGCCGAGCAGGCGCAGGTCGCGGCCGATGACGTGACGCAACTGACCCGATTGGTGACCAACCGCGTGGCATCGACCACGCGCGCCATGGAGCTCGGCGTGCAACAGGTGTCGGAGATCGAGGGCGTTTCCCGCGAGCTCGACTCGGCGCTCAACACGATCACGCTCGCCGCGACGCGCACGCGAGCAGCCGCCGGGGCCGCCGCGGACAAGGCTCGCGGCAATGCACAGTTTGTGGCCAGCGCCGCCCGGAGTGTGGAATCGGTCGCCCGTACCGCCGAGAGCTATGCCGCCGCCGCGCAGCAGGTCAGCGCGTCGACGCAGGAACAGAGCGCCGCGTGCGAGCAGATGAGCTCCGCCTCGACCCAGCTGCTCCAGGGCAGCGTCCAGTTGCGCGAACTCGTCGGGGGACTGGGCCGCAGCTGATGCTACGGCGCCCGAAGCGCGCCGAGGACCCGGCGCCACGATGGGCGACCGGCGGCGCAGCCGAAGATCGAGCGCCCCCATGGACGAACGTGGCGGCGAGCAGCGCAGGATCGAGCGCCCCCATCGGCGACCGTGACAGCGTAGCCGCGGAGGATCGAGAGCCCCAATGGGGGACCGTGACAGCGCCCCTATGGGCGGCCGCGGAAGCGAAGCGAAGGAGGATCCAGCACGCCAGCGGGTGACCGCGGCTGCGTTGCGGCTCAAGCCGGCGTCCCGATGCGCGACCGCGGCAGCGCAGCGCGCGAACGCGCCGCGCGACGTTACCTCGGGCTTCGCCGGATCTGGCTCGACCCCCACTTGGTCGGATCGAAGATCTCGGGCGGCAGGAGGACGTTCACCTGCACGTTGAAGTACTCCTCCTTGAAGTACAGCCGCCCGTCGCGGTAGAAGTGCACATCGAACGCGACGGGGTACCCACCCACGTCCTGATAGCGATAGAACCGGATGTCGCTTACCACCGGTCGGGCGCCACGGGCATCGCGCTGGATCACTCGACGCACGAGCAGCGAATCGCGATCGATCCAGAACTGTGACGTCGTGGTGTCGCCGGGCCGCGCGCCCACCACCATCACCGGGCGCCCCTGCCAGGTGGACGAGTGCATCATGGCCAGATCGAAGCCCAGCGAATCGAGCTGCAGAACGGTCGTGTCCACCGCCTGGCCGTACACATCGGCGATGAGAACGGCGAGCGGATTCCAGCCGCGCTGCGGCGCCTGCGGCTTGTTGTCGGTGAACGCGTGGATCCGTCCGCCCGCGTACAGCACGCCGCTTCGCGAGGTGAGCGGCAGGTAGTCGATGCGCAGGCGTCCGGGCACGGCGAGGTACTCGTTCCAGACGCCTTTGATCTCGCGCCCCGACTGGGAGATGTTCGTCGTGTTCTGGGAGAAGCTGAGCGTCGTGAAGAACTTCCCGGCATAGCGCGCGTGCATCGCGGCGATGACGCCTCGACCGTCGCTGATCGGGGCCGGTGTTGGCGCGGGCGCTTCCGCGGTGCGCGTCGATCTGGTGCAGGCGGTGGTCGCGAGCAGCAGTGCGACGGCGAAGCAGCGGAAGGGCAGCATCGGGCGGTGGGCAGGGCCTCAACGGCGGTAAACAACAGCGAGGGTCGCGACGCCCCATGAGGATTGCTGATTACCTTTGCCTCGACAATCCCCCCAACCGCACGGCCGGTGTCCCCCGAAGGTCCTGCCCTTGCCCCCTCAGCCGTCCTGCTGCTGAGCGGTGGCCTCGACTCCACCACCTTGCTCGCCCTCGCCCAGCACGAGGGTCGCCGCGTGTTTGCCCTTACGTTCCGGTACGGCCAGCGGCACGAGGGCGAGATCGAGGCCGCGCGGCGGATCGCGCGCGCAGGGGGAGTGGCCGATCACGCGGTCATCGACATCGACCTGCGGCGTTTCGGGGGCTCGGCGCTCACCACCGCCGTCGACGTGCCGAAGGACCGACCCCTGGACGACCCCTCGGCGGGCATTCCGATCACCTACGTCCCTGCGCGCAATACGATCTTCCTGTCGTTTGCGCTTGCGTGGGCGGAAGTCCTCGACGCCGGCGAGATCTGGATCGGCGTGAATGCGCTGGACTACAGCGGGTATCCCGACTGTCGCCCGGCGTACGTGGCGGCGTTCGAGACCATGGCGAACCTGGCGACGCGGGCCGGCGTCGAGGGCACGCGCCCGGTGAGGATCCGCGCGCCGCTCATCGAGCTCACCAAGGCGCGCATCATCGCCCTTGGCACGTCGTTAGGCGTGGACTACGCGTCGACGACGAGCTGCTACGACCCCGCCCCCGACGGTGCGGCCTGCGGCCATTGCGACGCCTGCCAGTTGCGCCGTCGCGGATTTGCCGAGGCCGGCGTGGCCGATCCTACCCGGTACAGCCCGTGAGGCCGCTATGTACACGGTGAAGGAAGTGTTCTTCACGCTGCAGGGCGAGGGCGTGCATGCCGGGCGGCCGGCCGTGTTCTGCCGGTTCAGTGGGTGCAACCTTTGGAGCGGCCGAGAGAAGGATCGCGCAAGCGCCGTCTGTTCCTTCTGCGACACCGACTTCGTCGGCGTCGGCCCGGATGGTGGACGATTCGATTCTGCCTCCGCACTCGCCGACGCCGTCAGGGCGTGCTGGCCGCAGGCATCGGGCGGGCGGCCCTACGTGGTGTGCACCGGTGGCGAGCCGCTGCTCCAACTCGATCGTGCCGCCGTGGACGCGCTGCACGCGGCCGGCTTCGAGGTCGCCATCGAGACCAACGGCACGCTGCCGGCACCTGATGGCATCGACTGGATCTGCGTGAGCCCCAAGGCGGCAGCCCCGTTGAGTCTCACACGTGGCCACGAACTCAAGCTCGTGTTCCCTCAGGCGGACGCAGCGCCGGAACGATTCGAGCGGCTGGATTTTCGCCATTTTTCGCTGCAACCCATGGACGGCCCCGACGTCGCCGCCAACACCCGCGCTGCGCTGGCGTATTGCCTCGCACACCCGCGGTGGCGACTCAGCCTGCAAACCCACAAGCTGCTCGGCATTCGCTAGCCCGACGGCGCGATTCGAACACCTGGCGGTTCACGTGGCGTCCGGGCGGGCGCGTCACCCACCTCGACGGCCGTGAACGGTTCGGCGTGTTGAGTCCAGCGGCCGTGTGCGTCCCGCTTCGCGTCACGAGCATCGCTCCCGCCATGAACGTTCTCGAACGTGCTGAGCGACGCGTTCGCCGACACCGACGGCCCTGATCGTTCGCAGGGGCTTGTCGAAGCCGGAGTCCAGTTGAGCGACTACCCGACCTGAACCCGCCCTTGCATCCCGTCAACAGGGGCGGTAAAATACTGAACCATATGGTTCAGCTTTCGCCGCACCTCGACGCTTCGTTCGCCGCGCTCTCGGACGCCACCCGCCGCGGCGT encodes the following:
- a CDS encoding ABC transporter substrate-binding protein, with the translated sequence MAARRLVVAALACVCACDRGDSTIHIGAAGNWRESYGVMGKRGIDLATEEINAQGGVRGRQLSVIAEEDSSDGSRAVRVASRFLADPSIVGVIGHLESGTMVAAASVYDQGLPAISSTATSPSLSGISPWVFRVISSDSMNGRDIAAHARRAGLQRAAVLYENNSYGRGLSDAFARHFAGEVVASDPIASDSTSDLEPTIAWLRRMRPDVVFVAGTAASGIAVLREARRQGLAASFMGGDGWSGVVSSGSLAEGVLVATPFAVGDPREEVRRFAQAFRQRFGVDPDQNAALAYDATRLLARAIEEAGASRQAVRDWLANSLSGAPYQGVTGSIQFTPSGDVVGKSFVITRIRNGGFHVEGSARGS
- the queE gene encoding 7-carboxy-7-deazaguanine synthase, with product MYTVKEVFFTLQGEGVHAGRPAVFCRFSGCNLWSGREKDRASAVCSFCDTDFVGVGPDGGRFDSASALADAVRACWPQASGGRPYVVCTGGEPLLQLDRAAVDALHAAGFEVAIETNGTLPAPDGIDWICVSPKAAAPLSLTRGHELKLVFPQADAAPERFERLDFRHFSLQPMDGPDVAANTRAALAYCLAHPRWRLSLQTHKLLGIR
- a CDS encoding methyl-accepting chemotaxis protein; amino-acid sequence: MAAESAAALVRLGSLRQRLFAGFGLLTLLFVLAGLAARAAVGRMSDVIGETLASVQADAQLSSRLSASVTQELAAADRYLVSRDTADLTAFRRSGAAAHRAQRSMALQLATSRDEAALIAAIDQQLSTVEVRYARAHRLADLERPAEAMREAALARRGIEELTRDVQSLDALKTTSVESASRSLRRQADQRTLWVLVIMGVASVLGLVVVFTTVSWVTRPMRRLASQARALSSGDFAPQSHDDLPLEFRGLADALNGAASSLARVVNVTSMTADDVSGSARELANVSEQISASASQMAASMSDISSSADSQVRQLRAVDEALRAIQDNAVEVLRGTDEVGGLAGEIEHSARAKRAEIERSLGILVMVRSTVGEAAGEVQALQGTADHINRLVASVGRIAEQTDLLALNAAIEAARAGAAGRGFGVVADEVRKLAEQAQVAADDVTQLTRLVTNRVASTTRAMELGVQQVSEIEGVSRELDSALNTITLAATRTRAAAGAAADKARGNAQFVASAARSVESVARTAESYAAAAQQVSASTQEQSAACEQMSSASTQLLQGSVQLRELVGGLGRS
- the queC gene encoding 7-cyano-7-deazaguanine synthase QueC; protein product: MSPEGPALAPSAVLLLSGGLDSTTLLALAQHEGRRVFALTFRYGQRHEGEIEAARRIARAGGVADHAVIDIDLRRFGGSALTTAVDVPKDRPLDDPSAGIPITYVPARNTIFLSFALAWAEVLDAGEIWIGVNALDYSGYPDCRPAYVAAFETMANLATRAGVEGTRPVRIRAPLIELTKARIIALGTSLGVDYASTTSCYDPAPDGAACGHCDACQLRRRGFAEAGVADPTRYSP